In Arthrobacter alpinus, a single window of DNA contains:
- a CDS encoding winged helix DNA-binding domain-containing protein → MPTTLSVEDALAVRMHRHGLWSPLAASAGTVVERFVAMQAQEYAYALWATAQRRVPQYAALEDGAQQHAVPGAAGNSAADLASAVDRGEILRTHVLRPTWHFVAPADARWLLALTSPHIHRGNELYYRKAGLDAVTLARVHQVLSAELAGGRHRTRVQLQAALAAAGVEASGLRLTYAMMHAELEQLVISGTSMGKQRSYALFDERVPAGPNPDRASTLKLLAERFLATRGPVSIKDFAVWSGLPMADVRRGVASAVEDSPGRFEQVTVDGLQLWWEPGLTPSLAPSRPRVDLIQGYDEYVMSYFESKYLLFTPSAQRQKPAAALYHSVLIDSLLAATWRHVITAATAVIQIAPLRSLSPAEAAAVEAAVVDYGHFMGRPTVTEWLLP, encoded by the coding sequence ATGCCAACTACCCTGAGCGTTGAGGACGCCTTGGCCGTGCGCATGCACCGGCACGGGCTCTGGTCCCCCTTGGCTGCGAGCGCTGGCACCGTGGTGGAGCGCTTTGTTGCCATGCAAGCGCAGGAGTATGCCTATGCACTGTGGGCGACGGCGCAACGCCGGGTTCCGCAATATGCGGCGCTGGAGGACGGGGCGCAGCAACATGCGGTGCCTGGAGCAGCCGGCAACTCAGCGGCGGATCTGGCCTCCGCCGTCGACCGGGGCGAGATTCTGCGAACGCACGTCCTGCGGCCCACCTGGCACTTTGTGGCACCCGCGGACGCCCGCTGGCTGTTGGCCCTGACGTCGCCGCACATACATCGTGGCAATGAGCTGTACTACCGCAAAGCCGGACTGGATGCCGTGACACTTGCACGCGTGCATCAGGTCCTTTCCGCGGAGTTGGCAGGTGGCAGGCATCGGACCCGCGTTCAATTGCAGGCAGCCTTGGCCGCGGCAGGAGTTGAGGCCTCCGGATTGCGGCTGACGTACGCCATGATGCACGCCGAATTGGAACAGCTGGTCATCAGCGGCACCTCGATGGGCAAGCAACGCAGCTATGCCCTGTTTGACGAGCGGGTGCCTGCCGGCCCGAATCCGGACAGGGCCTCCACGCTCAAGCTCCTGGCCGAACGCTTCCTCGCCACCCGGGGCCCTGTATCCATCAAGGACTTTGCCGTGTGGAGCGGCCTGCCCATGGCTGACGTGCGCCGCGGCGTGGCCTCCGCCGTGGAGGATTCCCCGGGACGCTTCGAACAGGTGACCGTCGACGGGCTGCAGCTCTGGTGGGAGCCTGGCTTGACACCTTCCTTGGCGCCGTCCCGTCCGCGCGTGGATCTCATCCAGGGCTACGACGAATACGTGATGTCTTACTTTGAATCCAAGTATCTGCTGTTCACCCCTTCGGCCCAGCGGCAGAAACCCGCGGCCGCGTTGTACCACTCGGTTCTCATTGACTCACTGTTGGCGGCAACCTGGAGGCATGTCATCACGGCCGCGACGGCGGTGATCCAGATTGCACCATTGCGTAGCCTGAGTCCTGCGGAAGCGGCAGCCGTGGAGGCTGCCGTTGTTGACTACGGGCATTTCATGGGTA
- a CDS encoding FadR/GntR family transcriptional regulator, with amino-acid sequence MSAVETAMQGLRTKIASGELAPGQKCPPEGELATQLGVSRSSLREAIRAMSALGVMEARHGSGTYVSSLEPAEILKGFALLVDLFPFDSVLELFEIRRALESHAAAGAAAKTTPELMAELDDLVEKMEATDNSGDISDLDARFHEAICEAGGNLTLTGLMRLFRSRGRHFNVFDSTDGASVREASNKGHRDILEAIRNRDPASAATATAAHIAQTEYWLKKLRPEPQLDR; translated from the coding sequence ATGAGCGCAGTGGAAACCGCTATGCAAGGCTTACGGACCAAGATCGCCTCGGGCGAATTGGCGCCGGGACAAAAGTGCCCGCCTGAAGGCGAACTCGCCACCCAGCTTGGCGTCTCCCGCAGCTCGTTGCGCGAGGCCATTCGGGCCATGTCGGCCCTGGGTGTCATGGAGGCTAGGCACGGTTCCGGAACGTATGTCTCTTCCCTGGAGCCGGCTGAAATTCTCAAGGGTTTCGCGCTTCTGGTGGACCTCTTTCCCTTTGACAGCGTCCTTGAGCTCTTTGAAATACGGCGCGCCTTGGAGTCGCATGCCGCCGCCGGCGCCGCGGCCAAGACCACTCCCGAGCTAATGGCAGAGTTGGACGATCTCGTGGAAAAAATGGAGGCAACTGACAACTCGGGAGATATCTCAGATTTGGATGCCCGCTTCCACGAGGCCATCTGCGAAGCCGGTGGGAATCTCACGCTGACGGGTTTGATGCGCTTATTCCGTTCGCGCGGCCGCCATTTCAACGTCTTCGACAGCACAGACGGTGCTTCGGTTCGAGAGGCCAGCAACAAGGGGCACCGCGATATCCTCGAGGCCATCAGGAACAGGGACCCTGCCTCCGCCGCCACGGCCACCGCTGCCCACATTGCCCAAACGGAATACTGGCTCAAGAAGCTTCGACCCGAACCGCAGCTGGATCGATAG
- a CDS encoding aminotransferase class V-fold PLP-dependent enzyme: protein MATTLITAPAAMLTPTGQPALSDWSLTGDKIHLNHGSYGAVPRAAQEHQLALKARMDANPCTWFMGQAAALAGTRAEVADYLRVDADDLALVPNASAGVSVVYNSLTFPNGAQIVTTDHTYGAVLEGAHRVARECNGEVRIAVVPLDADAALSCELVMEQVTERTALIVIDQITSATARSFPVTEIARAAKELGIPVLVDGAHAPGALADPVPDFEGFWVGNLHKFACAPRGTAAVVARGPLREQLHPLIDSWGFPHAFPESFDHVGTQDITSWMAAKTSFDTIENRYGWDAVRSYSSALADYGQATIQDAFAAVTGEDATADVGMPVGHLRLVRLPRGLAATHEESHSVRAWISDTLNIETAITTFGGAGYLRLSSHVYNTAGDFEDFAERAVPELFRLAHNR, encoded by the coding sequence GTGGCCACTACACTCATCACCGCCCCAGCTGCCATGCTGACCCCCACGGGACAGCCGGCACTCTCAGACTGGTCCCTGACAGGGGACAAGATTCACCTCAACCACGGTTCCTATGGCGCGGTGCCCCGTGCCGCACAAGAACACCAGCTGGCCTTGAAGGCACGCATGGATGCGAACCCCTGCACCTGGTTCATGGGACAGGCCGCTGCTCTTGCCGGTACCCGGGCCGAAGTTGCGGACTACCTCCGGGTGGACGCCGACGATCTTGCCCTGGTTCCCAATGCCAGCGCCGGCGTCAGCGTTGTCTACAATTCCTTGACCTTTCCCAACGGCGCCCAAATCGTCACAACAGACCATACCTACGGGGCCGTCTTGGAAGGTGCGCACCGGGTGGCGCGCGAATGCAACGGCGAGGTGCGCATCGCCGTCGTACCTCTGGATGCCGACGCGGCCCTGAGCTGCGAGCTGGTCATGGAGCAGGTTACCGAGCGCACCGCGTTGATCGTGATCGATCAAATTACCTCGGCGACGGCCCGCAGTTTCCCGGTGACCGAGATTGCCCGCGCGGCCAAGGAGCTGGGCATTCCGGTGTTGGTTGATGGCGCGCATGCACCCGGTGCCTTGGCCGACCCGGTGCCGGATTTTGAGGGCTTCTGGGTAGGGAACCTGCACAAGTTCGCCTGTGCCCCGCGTGGAACGGCCGCCGTCGTGGCCCGTGGGCCGCTGCGTGAACAACTCCATCCCTTGATCGATTCCTGGGGGTTTCCGCATGCGTTCCCCGAGAGCTTTGACCATGTGGGGACTCAGGACATCACCTCGTGGATGGCCGCCAAGACCTCCTTTGACACGATCGAGAACCGGTACGGCTGGGACGCAGTTCGCAGCTACTCCAGCGCGCTGGCCGATTACGGTCAGGCAACTATCCAGGACGCCTTTGCCGCGGTAACGGGGGAGGACGCCACGGCCGACGTCGGAATGCCGGTCGGGCATCTGCGTCTGGTCCGTCTTCCCCGCGGTTTAGCAGCAACCCACGAGGAATCACACTCCGTACGTGCCTGGATTTCGGACACCCTGAACATCGAAACCGCCATCACCACCTTCGGCGGGGCTGGCTATCTGCGCCTCTCGAGCCACGTTTACAACACTGCCGGCGATTTTGAAGATTTCGCCGAACGGGCCGTACCGGAACTGTTCCGGCTGGCCCACAACCGCTAG
- a CDS encoding response regulator, with amino-acid sequence MTSISPIRVALVDDQQLVRSGLGMLINSQPDLNVVLQAGNGIEALAGLSATAADVILMDVRMPGMDGLETTRKLMERTKAAPAGSWLAELKIVVLTTFDLDEYALAAIQAGASGFLLKDAPPEELLGAIRTVYAGDAVIAPSTTRRLLDHVAPMLSAPSPANDAHTAAVASLTGREHEVFVLIANGLSNPEIARQLFVSEATVKTHVGHILAKLNARDRVQVVVIAYETGIVTPR; translated from the coding sequence ATGACATCTATCTCCCCCATTCGCGTTGCCCTGGTGGACGATCAGCAACTTGTCCGCTCCGGACTCGGCATGCTGATCAATTCCCAGCCCGATCTCAACGTTGTCCTGCAGGCCGGCAACGGCATCGAGGCGCTGGCGGGACTTTCAGCCACCGCGGCCGATGTGATTCTCATGGACGTGCGCATGCCCGGCATGGACGGCCTGGAAACGACGCGCAAGCTCATGGAGCGCACCAAGGCCGCACCGGCCGGGTCGTGGCTGGCGGAGCTAAAGATTGTGGTCCTGACAACCTTTGATCTGGATGAATACGCGCTGGCCGCGATTCAGGCCGGGGCCAGCGGCTTCCTGCTCAAGGATGCTCCGCCCGAGGAACTTTTGGGCGCCATTAGGACCGTGTACGCCGGCGATGCCGTGATTGCGCCCTCCACGACCCGACGGCTCTTGGACCACGTGGCGCCCATGCTGTCCGCGCCGAGCCCGGCCAACGACGCCCACACAGCGGCGGTCGCGAGCCTCACGGGACGTGAACATGAGGTCTTCGTGCTCATTGCCAACGGTCTCTCCAACCCTGAGATCGCCCGTCAATTGTTCGTTTCCGAAGCAACCGTCAAGACCCATGTAGGGCATATTCTGGCCAAGTTGAATGCCCGCGACCGTGTACAGGTAGTGGTGATCGCCTACGAAACAGGCATCGTCACCCCGCGTTAA
- a CDS encoding carbohydrate ABC transporter permease encodes MALNAEQDVVRGRKSAGAPPHTAYPRKKRFNSRTAMTMLAFMAPAAIFVGIFIYYPMISGSQMAFRNWNLNDLSDTSWVGWGNFIALFENPEFGTIVRNTVVWVVGSLVPQVVIGFALALFLKRKFRFRGAYQAFVFFPWAVSGFLIGMLFRWMFNAEFGVVNDLLMKVGLIQGPIPWLAEPGFAMTAIIVANIWYGVTFFAIMILAALQSVSEEMYEAAAIDGAGKIRTFFSITLPAISVTLGLTILLRIIWIFNFPDVIWAMTGGGPADQTHIITTYMIKITQEGDYGQASALGLIVVFTLMLFAAFYLMAVRPRKANR; translated from the coding sequence GTGGCACTCAACGCTGAGCAGGACGTGGTGCGCGGGCGCAAGTCCGCCGGCGCACCACCGCACACCGCCTATCCGCGAAAGAAGCGGTTCAATTCCAGGACTGCCATGACCATGCTCGCCTTCATGGCGCCGGCAGCGATCTTCGTGGGCATCTTCATCTACTACCCCATGATTTCGGGCAGCCAGATGGCATTCCGGAATTGGAACCTCAACGACCTCTCGGACACCTCATGGGTTGGCTGGGGCAACTTCATTGCCCTGTTTGAAAACCCGGAGTTTGGCACGATTGTCCGGAATACGGTTGTCTGGGTGGTGGGTTCATTGGTGCCGCAGGTTGTCATTGGCTTTGCGCTGGCGCTGTTCCTGAAGCGCAAGTTTAGGTTCCGTGGCGCCTACCAGGCCTTTGTCTTCTTCCCGTGGGCCGTGTCCGGATTCTTGATTGGCATGCTTTTCCGCTGGATGTTCAACGCCGAATTTGGTGTGGTCAACGATCTGCTCATGAAGGTTGGCCTGATCCAGGGCCCCATCCCGTGGCTGGCCGAACCTGGCTTTGCCATGACGGCCATCATCGTCGCCAATATTTGGTACGGCGTCACGTTCTTCGCCATCATGATCCTGGCCGCGCTGCAATCTGTCTCGGAAGAGATGTATGAGGCTGCCGCGATCGACGGTGCCGGTAAGATCCGTACGTTCTTCAGCATCACCTTGCCAGCCATCTCCGTGACACTCGGGCTGACCATCTTGTTGCGCATCATCTGGATCTTTAACTTCCCGGACGTCATCTGGGCCATGACAGGCGGCGGACCGGCCGATCAGACTCACATCATCACCACCTACATGATCAAAATTACTCAGGAAGGTGACTACGGCCAGGCATCCGCCCTGGGTCTGATCGTCGTCTTCACGCTCATGCTCTTTGCCGCGTTCTACCTGATGGCCGTGCGTCCTCGAAAGGCCAACCGATGA
- a CDS encoding carbohydrate ABC transporter permease encodes MSRTGKFIFLGLCLIVTIFPLYWIVVTSLKAPGTIYSLPLDYWPKEISFENYIGLFTKSDFGQYMINSLLVATVAATVATLISLLSAYVLARFQFSGRGWVLGAFLLTQMIPGFIALGPLYMMMTKFDLVDSKTGLILVYIAVCIPFCTIMLRGFFENVPDALEEAAMIDGCSRLSALFRVLVPVMMPGIAASFIFNFVNCWNELFLSVTLMNSDENKTIPTALAGFISSFNIDWGSMSAAAVLTVVPTLVIFAFASKFIVQGLTAGAVKG; translated from the coding sequence ATGAGCCGTACAGGAAAATTCATCTTCCTCGGCCTCTGCCTGATCGTGACGATCTTCCCGCTGTACTGGATTGTGGTCACCTCCCTCAAGGCACCCGGCACCATCTATTCACTCCCGCTGGATTACTGGCCCAAGGAAATCTCCTTCGAGAACTACATTGGGCTCTTCACCAAGAGCGACTTTGGCCAATACATGATCAACAGCCTGCTGGTGGCAACCGTCGCGGCAACGGTCGCCACGCTTATCTCCCTGCTCTCGGCCTATGTGCTGGCACGATTCCAATTCTCCGGCCGCGGCTGGGTTTTGGGAGCGTTCCTGCTAACCCAGATGATCCCCGGATTCATCGCGCTGGGTCCGCTGTACATGATGATGACCAAGTTCGATCTGGTCGATTCCAAGACCGGCCTGATCCTCGTGTACATCGCCGTCTGCATCCCGTTCTGCACCATCATGCTGCGCGGCTTCTTTGAGAACGTGCCGGATGCGTTGGAGGAGGCGGCCATGATCGATGGCTGTTCACGCCTCAGCGCGCTCTTCCGGGTATTGGTTCCGGTCATGATGCCCGGTATCGCCGCCAGCTTCATCTTCAACTTCGTCAACTGCTGGAATGAACTGTTCCTGTCCGTGACGCTCATGAATAGTGACGAGAACAAGACCATCCCCACTGCGCTGGCGGGCTTCATCTCCAGCTTCAACATCGACTGGGGCTCCATGTCAGCCGCGGCCGTGCTGACGGTGGTGCCGACCCTGGTGATCTTTGCTTTCGCCAGCAAGTTCATTGTGCAGGGCCTGACGGCGGGAGCCGTGAAGGGCTAA
- a CDS encoding ABC transporter substrate-binding protein, whose product MKKKLTAITALGVAAVLALSGCGGGDTAADGKVTLKMVESLTNPTRTETLKTLLAGFEKENPNITVDLISPPTDSADQKIQQMLQSGKGIDVVEARDITVGSFGANKWLYDMSSDLKDWDGWENLTENAVNYSKQDGKTYYIPYGFYGLSLFYRTDLVKDAGFSGPPASWQDLLEQSEKLNQPDSNKFGYAFRGGTNANSNAVAVIEAYTADQIDKENAFKLSNGKTIFSAPEAQTAMDDYLELFKKGSPPSSVAWGYPEMVQGFSNGSTAFLLQDPEVIATVKESKSIKADQWSVAPLLTGPTGKAIQPVATAGWGIAESSTAKPEAVKLIKYLSQGEPATQFSKDNSLVPILKSAAKDPYYSTGPWAAYVTMTENPETYISAVQPRGVAWWTEWIKKSDGELQRVLTGKMTTKELLASWDSYWTEKMAG is encoded by the coding sequence ATGAAAAAGAAGTTAACAGCCATCACGGCATTGGGCGTTGCCGCCGTTCTTGCGCTATCTGGTTGTGGCGGCGGAGATACGGCCGCCGATGGCAAGGTCACCCTGAAAATGGTGGAGAGCCTGACCAACCCCACCCGGACCGAAACACTCAAAACCCTCTTGGCGGGATTCGAAAAAGAGAATCCCAACATCACGGTTGATCTCATTTCCCCGCCAACAGACTCGGCCGATCAAAAGATCCAGCAGATGCTGCAATCGGGCAAGGGGATCGACGTTGTGGAAGCCCGCGACATCACGGTGGGGTCCTTCGGTGCCAACAAGTGGCTCTATGACATGAGTTCCGACCTGAAGGATTGGGACGGTTGGGAAAACCTGACGGAAAACGCCGTCAATTACTCCAAGCAGGATGGAAAGACTTATTACATCCCGTATGGCTTCTACGGTCTCTCCTTGTTCTACCGCACCGACCTGGTCAAGGACGCCGGCTTCTCCGGACCGCCCGCCAGTTGGCAGGATCTGCTGGAACAGTCCGAGAAACTCAATCAGCCGGATTCCAACAAGTTTGGCTACGCCTTCCGCGGCGGCACCAACGCCAACTCCAACGCCGTCGCCGTGATCGAGGCCTACACAGCAGATCAGATCGACAAGGAGAACGCCTTCAAGCTCAGCAATGGCAAGACCATCTTCTCCGCACCCGAGGCCCAGACCGCCATGGACGATTACCTTGAGCTGTTCAAGAAAGGCTCGCCGCCGTCGTCCGTTGCCTGGGGTTACCCGGAAATGGTCCAGGGCTTCAGCAATGGCTCCACCGCATTCTTGTTGCAGGATCCCGAGGTCATTGCCACTGTCAAGGAGTCCAAGTCCATCAAGGCCGATCAGTGGAGTGTTGCACCGCTGCTGACAGGACCCACAGGCAAGGCCATCCAGCCGGTGGCCACGGCAGGCTGGGGTATTGCCGAGTCCAGCACCGCCAAGCCGGAAGCGGTCAAGCTGATCAAGTACCTGTCCCAAGGCGAGCCTGCCACCCAGTTCAGCAAGGACAACTCGTTGGTCCCGATCCTGAAGTCTGCGGCGAAGGATCCGTACTACAGCACCGGCCCGTGGGCCGCTTACGTCACCATGACCGAGAACCCGGAAACGTACATCTCCGCCGTTCAGCCCCGCGGCGTGGCCTGGTGGACCGAATGGATCAAGAAGTCCGACGGCGAGCTGCAGCGTGTCCTGACCGGCAAGATGACCACCAAGGAATTGCTGGCCAGCTGGGATAGCTACTGGACCGAAAAGATGGCGGGCTAG